TTCGAATTTAAATCATTTTgcttacaaataaaaataaatatcattGTGTAAACTAGAATTTAATACCCGTTTATCAAGTGCCGTTGAATAGAGGTGGTAGTAGTGGATTGGCATTCGCGCCTTGTTGGGACGTTTggaaacaaaaaccctaatagcCAAACGGAATTGAAATTACAACACGCAccaactcttcttcttcttcttgttgagaAGTTGCAGAGATCCCATGGCGGACAATCTTGATCAGTCCTTCCCCCTTCTTCAAGAAATCCTAAACTCGCTATCCCAATCAGTCGATCAACCCCAAACCTCCGTCTCAGAGCTCATCAGCTTCCTCAATTCAACCCTAGACGCCGCTCTGTCAGACCCAGAAAACGAAGACGCAAAAGCCAACGCCTTCCGAGCTCTCACGAAAGTCCACCAATTCGTCTCTTCCCCGTCACTCGACCAGGTTTCGTTTCGTTAAAGTCGTCTGCTTTTGGTCCTTTGCTTGTTTGTGCAGTTTGATGTTTACCAACTGTTTGATTGTTTGCCCAGGCGATCATCGAAGCACTCTCCTTTGAGTTGCCAATGGCGGTTTCGAAGTTCGGAGGCGTCTCGGATGGATGCCTGGAGGTCGTTGAGTGCACCATTGATTGCTTTATATCAATGTGTAGTCCACGAGACATGCTTTCGATTCTTTGTGAGGTAAATATGTGGCCTTTTTAGTGACTTTTATGTGAACTTGATACTTGTTGTATTGAtgattttgttgggtttttagttctttgatgattttttgttgTGATTGGGTCAGGCATTGGCTCCCCCAAGTGAAGCAATCAGGGATTCTGGTTATATTGCGCCTCTTCTAACTGGGCTTTCGAAAGGTAATTTAAATGAGCTTAACTAATTAAATGGTTAACTAAACTAACAGTTGTATTGTTATCAGATGCATTTTGTGTTTCGTAGATTTAATTGAATTGTGCCAATTGAGTTGTTGCCAGCactattttgttaattttgtgttgCTGTTTCTTTTGTTAATTTCAGTGTTTCTTTCCCTTCAGAGGCGTCACTTTGAGCAAGTGAAAGTAGCAGTTCCCATTATTGTTAAAGTTTTGAAGGGCCGGTCTTTGGAGTTGGAAGATGAAGATCCAGAATTTAAGAATTTGTTTGACAGAGCTATGGGGATTGCAAATTCCATACGTGCGGTTTGCCTAAAGTTGGTACATGACAAACTGATAAGATGGATGTTACTAGTTTAGCGATATTCTTTGATTCTTATATATTCTCTATTTGATCCTGTTGATGTTCCATGACACAGGAAGGTGTAGCAAATGAAAAGCTTCGTGCTCTACTTGGTCTTTATGTCTTACAGATTATGGTTGGCATCCTTTAATCAAAGTTTCAGTTTgacttctttttatctttgtAATATCAACAGAAATTCCAATCTGAACTCTATTACATATCAAGCCTCCCCTATTTGATTTGCTATCTTTCTGTTTTGCGTTTGTTTTCTTAAACACGCTGTTTATGTGCAGGCTGTTGTCAGCATGAATCATAATGTTCCAAGTTCTCAGCCGTTTGTTTTGCAACTGTCTAGTTTTTTCCCGTTTTGTGGTTTGTCATATCTTGGTGTGATAACTGGGTCGGATGTTGACAAAATAACTAGGGCAGTAGTTGGAGGTAAATCCTTTCAATCAATGTTCCTTCCCTTGTATTCTATTATAGTTCACTCTATTTGTTACCCAATTGTTAGGCCCTTGATATTTCGTTTCTTTTCTTGTTCCTTTGTACActcagaagatgaagatgattaTATGAGTTGTTTATCCGATGTCAAATGCGGTGCACCTCTTTCAGGTTTATGTTTCTAAATGCTGATCACTCCATattatatcaatttttttttgtagctCGACACTTTGTcaattgatttttgttttttttctgttGCTTTATTAAAGTGATCTGGGGCCATGCTTCTGATAACGTTGCTGGGGCTGCTGAGGAGGATTTGAATTCCGTCAAGGATGAACTTAAGGATAACCAGACTGAAAGGTGGCTAGCTGTTGGCATGCTAAAGCACATACTAGCTCCTGCAACTCTGCCATGGGAACTTAAAAGACATGCCATCAATTTCTTGATTTGCATTACAGATGGAAATATCTCCCACTGCGATGAACATAATGACTTCTCATCTTACACGACTTCCCTTTTTGCAGCTCTGCAGGTTGCCTCTTTACATCATTCTACGTTTTAGGAACTTATTTATCAAAGAGGAAGAGAATctaatcttctttttttccctcatATGGGCATAGGACATTTTAGGCTGTTCAAATGATCATCATGTACGCATCAGATACAGTGCTGAGGAAGAATGCCTTTGAAGCTTTCAAAAGGGTGAGGATTTGTCTTAGTACTTGCATTTGTCCAGTAATATAAATACGTGATAGTCTGATGCATTTTTCATAAGCAACTAATGGCTCAGTTTATGGTCATTTTGTAGTAAGCCCTTGCTTATCATGTACTCTACTTAATTTAGGTTCAAAGTAAATTATTTACGGTACCCTCTGAATATTACTGCTCATTTTGTCTACCAATCAAAATCAGATTATTGCTGATATTCCAGCTTCTCAGAGGTTCGACATGTTGAAGTCTTTGATCATAAATAGTAATTCTTCCTCGATGGTAAAACCTTTAGAGCCAGTTTTTGTGATATGTATTCCTTCATTTTTGTTGAATTATACTTGAAGCAGTTTTACCTAATGTGGCTGTTTCAACCATAGATTGCAATCCTTCTGGATATTGTTAAAGGAGAACTGCACAAGGAAAGCTGCCAAAGCGTGGGAAATGACGAAGTACCGCAAGCCAAACCATCTACATTGTTTTGGACTGCCAATGTCCTTGAATTGGTGGAGTTGATTCTGAAGCCCCCGGAGGGCGGACCTCCCTCTTTCCCTGAGGATACTGATAAGGTATTTCTTCAACTTGCTTTG
Above is a window of Malus sylvestris chromosome 15, drMalSylv7.2, whole genome shotgun sequence DNA encoding:
- the LOC126605740 gene encoding aberrant root formation protein 4, with translation MADNLDQSFPLLQEILNSLSQSVDQPQTSVSELISFLNSTLDAALSDPENEDAKANAFRALTKVHQFVSSPSLDQAIIEALSFELPMAVSKFGGVSDGCLEVVECTIDCFISMCSPRDMLSILCEALAPPSEAIRDSGYIAPLLTGLSKVFLSLQRRHFEQVKVAVPIIVKVLKGRSLELEDEDPEFKNLFDRAMGIANSIRAVCLKLEGVANEKLRALLGLYVLQIMAVVSMNHNVPSSQPFVLQLSSFFPFCGLSYLGVITGSDVDKITRAVVGEDEDDYMSCLSDVKCGAPLSVIWGHASDNVAGAAEEDLNSVKDELKDNQTERWLAVGMLKHILAPATLPWELKRHAINFLICITDGNISHCDEHNDFSSYTTSLFAALQAVQMIIMYASDTVLRKNAFEAFKRIIADIPASQRFDMLKSLIINSNSSSMIAILLDIVKGELHKESCQSVGNDEVPQAKPSTLFWTANVLELVELILKPPEGGPPSFPEDTDKVLSALNLYRFVLITESTGKTNHTGVISRSNLQKAYKGWLLPLRTQVTAMMAETRNDYELPLDALCTLNPIELVLYRCIELVEDQLKQQSM